In one window of Lynx canadensis isolate LIC74 chromosome B3, mLynCan4.pri.v2, whole genome shotgun sequence DNA:
- the GDPGP1 gene encoding GDP-D-glucose phosphorylase 1 encodes MAVPHDSHETSYLLPPNSKDWEGHGIPDFVYGQEELVLEGIQWPRDAPGLPEDSVPPSRFDSVLCSAWRQRVELGLFRYRLGELQTQTLPGAVGFVAQLNVERGAQRRRPQSISSVKQAFDPALFNFNKIRPGEVLFRLLREPDLPGALQQEDILVMINVSPLEWGHVLLVPEPTRGLPQRLLPGALRAGVEAVLLSSHPGFRVGFNSLGGLASVNHLHLHGYYLAHRLPVEGAPSEPLDPGGHLHLLQAVPAPGFLFYTSRPGPDLEALIGRVCRATDYLTDREIAHNLFVTRGAPPGKTSHSSALTGVRVILWARKSSFGVKEGEAFNVALCELAGHLPVKTPQDFSSLTEAAALALIQDCLLPPAQAEEVQAALVALIAQDEQ; translated from the coding sequence ATGGCCGTTCCACACGATTCACACGAGACTTCCTATTTGCTGCCTCCAAACAGTAAGGACTGGGAAGGGCATGGCATTCCTGACTTTGTCTACGGGCAGGAGGAGCTGGTGCTGGAAGGGATTCAGTGGCCGAGGGACGCGCCCGGCCTCCCGGAGGACTCCGTACCACCGTCTCGCTTCGACTCTGTGCTCTGCTCCGCCTGGAGGCAGCGGGTGGAGCTGGGGCTGTTCCGCTACCGCCTGGGGGAGCTGCAGACCCAAACCCTCCCCGGTGCCGTGGGTTTTGTGGCTCAGCTGAACGTGGAGCGAGGTGCGCAGAGGAGGCGCCCTCAGAGCATCAGTAGTGTGAAGCAGGCGTTTGACCCTGCACTGTTTAACTTCAACAAGATCCGGCCAGGAGAAGTCCTCTTCCGTCTGCTCCGGGAGCCCGATCTGCCAGGAGCTCTCCAGCAAGAGGACATCCTCGTAATGATCAATGTCAGCCCCTTGGAGTGGGGCCACGTGCTGCTGGTGCCCGAGCCCACCCGTGGGCTCCCCCAGCGCCTGCTGCCCGGTGCGCTGCGGGCCGGGGTCGAGGCTGTGCTGCTGAGCTCACACCCAGGCTTCCGCGTCGGCTTCaacagcctgggtggcttggcctCAGTGAACCACCTCCACCTGCACGGGTATTACCTGGCCCACAGACTGCCTGTGGAGGGAGCACCGAGCGAGCCCCTGGACCCCGGCGGGCATCTGCACCTCCTCCAGGCCGTCCCAGCGCCCGGCTTCCTCTTTTACACTAGCAGGCCGGGGCCTGACTTGGAAGCCTTGATAGGCAGGGTATGTCGGGCCACCGACTATCTGACTGACCGCGAGATCGCCCATAATTTGTTTGTGACCCGGGGGGCCCCACCTGGAAAGACATCACACTCCTCGGCTCTCACGGGGGTCCGAGTGATTCTGTGGGCCCGGAAGTCCAGTTTTGGGGTAAAGGAAGGCGAGGCGTTCAACGTGGCCCTCTGTGAGCTGGCCGGGCACCTCCCTGTCAAGACGCCCCAGGATTTCAGCAGTCTGACAGAGGCGGCTGCTCTGGCCCTCATTCAAGACTGTCTGCTGCCCCCCGCCCAGGCAGAAGAGGTCCAGGCAGCGCTAGTGGCCTTGATAGCCCAGGACGAGCAGTAA